The nucleotide sequence GTATTAAATGACATTAACTTAAGATATGCTTTAACTTATGCAACTGATAAAAAAGCAATTTCTGAAGGTATATTAAATGGAATAGAAAAACCTGCAGATACAATATTTGCTCCTAATATGCCTCACTCAAAACAAGATTTAAAACCTTTTGAATATAATCTTGATAAAGCTAAAGAATATATAGAAAAAGCTGGATATAAAATGGGAAAAGAATTCTATGAAAAAGATGGACAAGTCCTAACTTTAGTATTCCCATATATAGCAACAAAAACTTTAGATAAACAAATTGCTGAATATATTCAAGGACAATGGAAAAAAATTGGAGTTAATGTAGAAATAAAAGCATTAGAAGAAAAGAATTTCTGGGAAGAAACAGATGATTTAAAATATAATGTAATGCTAAATTATTCTTGGGGAGCACCTTGGGATCCACATGCTTATATAAATGCTATGGCAACTGTTGCAGAAAATGGAAATCCTGATTATGAAGCTCAACTTGGTTTGCCAATGAAAAAAGAATTGGATGCGAAAATTCATCAAGTTTTAGTTGAATCTGATCCACAAAAAGTAGAACAACTTTACAAAGAAATTTTAACAACATTACATGAACAAGCTGTTTATGTGCCTTTAACTTATCAATCTCTAATAGCAGTTTACAGAGATAACTTAACAGGTGTAAGATTCATGCCTCAAGAATATGAATTACCTTTAAGTTTTATAGATAAAAAATAATTAAGGTGAGAAATATGAAAAAAAAGATCTTTGATATTATTTCAGCCTTGTTTGTAATATCAATACTTGCTTTTATATTTATCCAACTTACACCAGGAGATCCCGCAGAAAACTATCTGCGGGCTTCTCATCTTCCTATTACAGACGAATTATTAAAGCAAAAGAGAGAGGAATTAGGTCTTAATTCTCCACTAATAATTCAATATTTAAAATGGTTAAAAAATGTTTTATTGGGAAATTTTGGATCTTCATTTTTAAGAAAAGAACCTGCTATTTATTTAACTTTTAAAGCCTTATATGCAACTTTTCAATTAACAATATTTTCAACATTTCTAATAATATTAATTTCATTACCAATAGGAATATTAACAGCTATAAAAACTGGAACTTGGATAGATAAATTAATCATAAGTATAACAACAATATTTGTTTCTATGCCTGTTTTTTGGCTTGGATTTTCACTGATACTATTATTTTCAGTTAAACTAAATTGGCTTCCTGTCTCAGGAAGAGGTGGATTTTTGAATTTTATTCTTCCAAGTATAACTTTGGCTGTTCCATTCATAGGGCAGTATATAGAGTTTGTTAAAAAAAGCATATTGGAGAATATACAAAATAATCTTTTAGAAAATGCTATATTAAGAGGTTTGAAAAAGAGATATATAATATTTAATTATCTTTTAAAAGGTGCTTGGATACCAATTTTAAGTGGATTTTCTTTCACTTTTGTATCCATACTTACAGGTTCTATACTTGTTGAAGAGATATTCTCTTGGCCAGGAATAGGTTTTCTCTTCACAAAAGCTATTCAAGCAGGAGATGTACCTTTAATTCAAGCTTGTATTATGGTTTTTGGTTTACTTTTTATAATCGCAACACATTTTATGAATAGTATTTTAAAATACTTAGATCCAAGGATTAAAGGTGAGAAAAATAATGGCTAAAAATATAAAATTTTATTTTGCTATCTTTCTATTATTTTTTTGGATAGCACTAGCAATATTTGCTCCAATGATAGCACCTTATGATCCTCAATATGTAGATTTATCTTTAAAATTACTTCCACCAAATAAAACCTATATTTTAGGTACTGATGCCTTAGGTAGAGATATTTTTTCAAGAATTATCTATGGTGCAAGACTTTCTATCTCAATATCACTTAGTATACAAGTAATCTTGTTATTAGTGAGTGTACCCATAGGACTTTTTATTGGTTGGAAACAAGGAAAAGAAGAAAAGTTTTTTGACTGGTTAACTATGATATTCTCAACATTTCCGAGTTTCCTATTAGCTATGGTTTTTGTTGGAATGTTAGGTGCTGGGATAAGCAACATGATAATTTCTGTTGTTGCGGTTGAATGGATTTATTATGCTAGAATTTTAAAAAATTCAGTTATTTCACAAAAGCAAAATGAATATGTAAAATATGCCATTCTAAAAGGAATGCCAACTAAGTATATTTTGAAAAAACATATCTTTCCTTTTGTTTATGGTCCTATATTAACAGCTAGTTTAATGAATATAGGAAGTATTATTTTGATGATTTCTTCTTTTTCATTCTTAGGTATAGGAGTACAACCTAATATATCTGAATGGGGTAATATGATACATGATAGTAGAACATTTTTTAGAAATCACCCTAATCTCATGATATATCCAGGAATGATGATATTATTTGCTGTTGGCTCATTTCGTTTCATAGCTTCACAAATCGAAGAAAAGTTTAGAGGTATAAAATGAATATTTTAGAAATTAAGAACCTTTCATTAAAAATATCAGATAAAAAAATATTAGATAATATAAATTTTACATTAAAAGAAAAAGAGATAATCTCAATAATTGGGCAAAGTGGTTCAGGAAAAACAATGTTATCTAAAATGATAATGGGATTAAAAAATAAAAATATGCAAGTTGAAGGTGAGATTCTTTTTAAAGATAAGAATATTTTTGATTTTTCTGAAGAAGATTTAAGAAAATATAGAGGGGAAGGCATAGGCTATATCACTCAAAATCCTTTGAATGTATTTCTACCTTTTCAAAAAATAAAAACAACTTTCTTAGAAACTTATCTTAGCCATAAAAATATTTCTAAAAAAGAATTTATAGAGCTTGCAAAAAAGAATTTGAAACAGGTTAATTTAGATAATGCTGATGAAATCTTAAACAAATATCCTTTTGAATTAAGCGGTGGAATGTTACAAAGAGTTATGATAGCACTTATTGTTGGTTTAGATTCTAAAATAATTATCGCTGATGAAGTAACTTCAGCTTTGGATAGTTATAATCGGCATGAGATAATAAAAATCTTTAAAGAACTTAATAATATAGGCAAGAGTATTATTCTAATAACTCATGATTATTATTTGATGAAAGCTATATCAGATAGATGTCTAGTAATGGAAAATGGAGAGATTATTGAAGAATTTAATCCTAAACTTAAATCAGAACTAATTAAAGAAAGCTCAGACTTTGATGCAAAATTATTAGAAACTACTATTTATAAAAGAAAGGGAAGTTAGATGAAGGCAGTAGAACTTATTAACATAGTGAAAAAATACGGACAACAAGAAGTCTTAAACTCGTTTTCTTTAGATATAGAAAAAGGTAAATGTCTTGCAGTAATGGGAGAAAGTGGTTCAGGAAAAAGTACTATTGCTAAAATAATTATAGGACTTGAAAAGCCTAATTCAGGGGAAGTTAAAATTTTTGACAAAGATATAGAATTTCTATTTCAAGATTCATACAATGCCTTAAATCCAAGAATGACTGTTGAAGATTTAATATATGAACCCTTACAATTTTCAACTGATATTGATGTAAAGGATAAAAGAGAATTTATTTTAGAATTGCTTAAACAAGTTGAATTAGCTCCTGAATTGCTTACAAGAAGAAGAGATGAGTTGAGTGGAGGACAATTACAAAGAGTTTGCTTAGCAAGGGCATTATCAACAAAACCACAGATTATGATATTTGATGAATCATTAAGTGGTTTAGATCCCTTAGTTCAAGATAAAATTTTAGATTTACTATATAAAATTCAAAAAGAATATAATTTAACTTATATTTTTATTTCCCATGATTTTAGACTATGTTATTTTTTAGCTGATAGAATAATTTTAATTGATAAGGGAAAAATTATAGAGGACTTTAAAGACTTAGATAAAGAAATTATACCAAAGACAGAGATTGGTAAAATTTTATTAGAAAATATTATTAATTAAATAAGGGCTGTTACAACAGTCCTTTAATTTTTAGGAAATTCCATTTTAAAATTATCAAATTTTATTGCCTTAGCATAATCTTGCCCCCATAGTACAAGAGACTTTAGTATAGGAATTAGTGTCTCACCATATTTTGTCAATCTATATTCAACCTTTGGTGGAACAACAGGATAAACTTTTCTTTCTATCAAATTATCTTCTTCCAATTCCCTTAATTGCCGAGTAAGCATTCTTTCATTTATACTTGGAATAAATCTTTTTAATTCACTATATCTTGCAACAGAATTTATATTTATATAATATAAAATAATTGGCTTCCACTTTCCTCCAACTATATCCAATGTAAACTCAAAAAAACAATTATATTTTTTATTTCTATCCATTCTGCTCACCTCTTTTCATATATTTTAATATTAATTGTAAAAAAAGTAAATACGGACAAAAATGACTGTACTTTACAAAGATAAAGTATATAGTTATACTTATGTTATATTAAAAATGTAAAGTATAAAAAAGTATAAATAAATTTTGCAGTTATATAGAAAATTATTTGCCAAGGAGGTTTAATTATGAAAAAAGTACTTATAGTTGGTGGAGTTGCAGGAGGAGCCTCAACAGCTACTAGACTTAGAAGATTAGATGAAAATTTAGAAATAATTATATTTGAAAAAGGAGAATATGTATCCTTTGCTAACTGTGGATTACCTTATCATATAGGAGAAGTAATTGAAAATAGAGAAAGTCTTTTGGTACAAACTCCTGAAAGTCTTAAGGCTAGATTTAATTTAGATGTAAGAGTGAAGAGTGAAGTAATTGAAGTAAATGGAGAAGATAAGAAAGTAAAAGTTAAAACTAAAAATGGAGAAGAATATGAAGAAAATTTTGATTTTTTAGTTCTATCTCCAGGAGCAAAACCTCTTTTTCCATCTATAAAAGGAATTGAAAGCAATAAAATATTTACACTTAGAAATATAAATGATATGGATAAAATAAAAGCTGAAATTAAAAATAGCAATATAAAAAAAGCGACTGTTGTAGGTGGAGGTTATGTAGGAGTTGAAACTGCTGAAAACCTTAAACATTTAGGTATAGATACAACTTTAATTGAAGCAGCACCTCATATTTTAGAATCTTTTGATAGTGAAATTTCAAATATCTTAGAATTTGAACTTATAAATAATGGACTTAAGCTTATGACTTCAGAAAAAGTAGTTGAATTTCAAGAAGCAGAAAATGAGATTATTATAAAACTTGAAAGCGGAAAAACTGTTACAACAGATATAGTTATATTATCAATAGGAGTTAGTCCTGATACTAAGTTTTTACAGAATTCTGGAATTAACTTAGGAGAAAAAGGTCATATACTTGTCAATGAAAACTTAGAAACTAACTTAAAAGGAGTGTGTGCTTTAGGAGATAGTATTCTTGTTAAAAATTATTTAACAAATCAAGATGTGGCTATTCCACTTGCAGGACCTGCTAATAGACAAGGAAGAATAGTAGCTGGAAATATAGTGGGTAGAAATGAAAAATATAAAGGAAGTTTGGGAACTGCTATTATAAAAATATTTGAATTAACAGCTGCTTCAACAGGATTAAATGAAAGAGCTTTAAAACAATTAAACATACCTTATGAAAAGATATATTTACATCCTAATAATCACGCAGCTTATTATCCAGGTGCAAGTCCTATAAGTATAAAAGCTCTATACAATAAAGAAAATAAGCAAATATTAGGAGCTCAAGCTCTTGGAATAAGTGGTGTAGATAAGTTTATAGATGTCATCGCAACAAGTATAAAATTCAAAGCTACTATAGATGATTTAAGTGAATTAGAGCTTGCCTATGCTCCACTATTTTTATCAGCAAAATCTCCAGCTAATATGCTTGGATTTATTGGACAAAATATAGAAGATGGTTTATTAGAACAAGTTTTTATGGAAGATTTAAAAAATTATAATGAAAAAGAAAATATAATTTTAGATGTAAGGGAAGAATTAGAATTAATAGGCGGAAAATTTAATAATAGTATCAATATTCCTTTAAGTGAACTTAGAAAAAGATATAATGAACTTCCAAAAGATAAAGAAATTTGGACATATTGTGCTGTTGGATTGAGAGGATATATAGCCTCAAGATTTTTAAGTCAAAAAGGATATAAAGTAAAAAATTTAGCTGGTGGAATAAAAAGTAGAGAAAAAGTAATTTTAAAAGCTAAAGAAGAAGAGAATGTAAATAAAGAAAGTAATAGTAATATTGGAAAAGAAGAAGATTATTTAGATTTATCAGGGCTCTCTTGTCCAGGACCACTTGTAAAAATAAAAGAAAAAATTGATAAATTACAAGAGAATGAAGAATTAAAGGTAAAAGTTTCTGATCCAGGTTTCTATAATGATATTCAGGCTTGGAGTAAGGTTACAAAAAATACTCTTTTATCTTTAGATAAAAAAGATGGCTTGACTTATGCTACTTTACAAAAAGGAAAAACTTCAAAAGTTATAGAAAAAAATCATAAGAATATGATAATTGAAGATAAGTCTAATATGACAATGGTAGTTTTTAGTGGAGATTTAGATAAGGCAATAGCAGCATTTATAATAGCTAATGGAGCTCTTACTATGGGTAAAAAAGTAACAATGTTCTTTACTTTCTGGGGTCTATCTATTTTGAAGAAAAAGAATTTGTCTAAGAAAAATTTTATTGAAAAAATGTTTGCTATGATGTTACCTAAAAATAGTAAGGACTTACCAGTATCAAAAATGAATTTTTTTGGAATTGGTGCTAAAATGATAAGAAGTGTTATGAGGAAAAAGAATATCATGTCTTTAGAAGAATTGATTAAAAAGGCTATAGATTCAGGAGTAAATATTACAGCTTGTACTATGTCTATGGATGTTATGGGAATAAATAAGGAAGAATTAATTGATGGAATAAATTATGGTGGAGTAGGACAATATTTAGGAGAAGCTGAAAAATCAAATAATAATTTATTTATTTAATATTAAAAACTGCACCTAAAATCTTAAATATAAGATTAAAGGTGCAGTTATATTTTTAATTTAATCTACTTATTTTAATTATTGAAATTATCATTAATATTGCACTTGCAATTTGAATAGGACTTAAAACATTTCCATTTATCAAATAATCAAAGATTACACTTGATATAGGGAAACATAGTTCACACATAGTAGCAACCTTTGCTGTTATGTATCTAAGTCCAAAATAATAAAGTAGTATTGCTCCACTTCCTGTTGTTAAGGCAATAATTACAAAAATCAGCCAATTCCCACCAGTAGCTTGAGAGAAATCTCCAAACCCACTAGTAAAAGCAACAATAACAAACATTATACAAGTTGTCATTAAGTATCTTACATATAGTGCCGTTCTAAATGAAGCAGCCTTCAAAACTCTTTTTCCAAAAACTGTAGCTGAACCAAATGAAAAGGCAGCAAGTAAAGAGTAAAGTGAGGCAGCTAAAAGGTTATCTCCTTCAACAACTTCTGGAACATTAAATTCAAAAGTTAAGAAGTATCCTCCTAGTAGAGCTAAAAAGCCCCAAAATAGATAATCTTTTTTTAATTTTTCTTTTAATAGTATTCTAGCCAATAGTATTGCAAATATTGGTTGTAATTTTTGTAAAAGTGTTACAACTGTCAAATGCTTAAAATTTACTAGAAACAATGCTTTTACTATTGATAAAGTTCCTAAACTTCCACCAAATAAAGCAACACAGAAAAAGAAAAATAAATCATTCTTATCTAACTTTCTTATATTTTTAATTTCTTCTCTACCAAAAATAACTGACATCAGTATTAAAGGTAAAAGATGAAGTATAAAAACAACAAAAGGTACATGTAAATTAAATAATCTTGGTGTTAAAGCTATACCATCAAAACCCCACATAGTAGCTGCAAGACATACTAGTAAGGCTCCTTTTATATGCTTATCCATTATATCCTCCCCTAGAAATAAATAAAAAACCCAAATTAGACTTCGGGCAATTGTTCAAACTATAGGAAATATAAATTAAAAAATTTAAATCTCTTATCTTCTCTCATCCAGACTCTACTGTCGGTTTTGGAATTTCACCAAATCAAAGCAAATGCTTTCGTGGACTATACCACCGGTCGGGAATTTCACCCTGCCCCGAAGACCATATATTTTATTCTCATCTATAACTATATTACTCTTTTCTTAATTTGTCAATATTTATTTTTTCAACTTCTAATCTGTGCACTTCTTTTTAGAAAAATCTACACAAATAATTTTCAATCTATATAGTTTTTCCTTGAATTATTTAACTATGTACTCTTTTTCTTCTGGTAAGAAATTTTCTTTAAAAGTTCCATTATCAATACTTTTTTTAATTTTCTTAACATCATCAGTTATATCCATTATTTTTACTTTCTATCATCAGCAATTTTATCATCATATTTTGCATAAATTTTTCTTTCTTGTTCTTCATACTTCATTAATCTTGTTCCTCCACATCTTTATCTGTAAAATCATGTCTATTTAATTGTTTTATTGCATATTCTCTAATAAGTTCGTTTTCATTTTTAGCTAATAATTCTAATTTTTCTTTTGCTTTTGGAGTATTGGTATATCCTAAGGCATAAGTACACTTTCTAGCTATATTAAAAAATTCATCCTCTTTCTTATAATCAAGTTCCATAACTGCTAAATCATACACACGGTTTATTAGTTTAGAAGAGTGTTTCTTTTCAAGTAAAAAAGCTAAATCTTCATGTTTACGATGTCTTTTATCATATGCCAATTCAAGTAAAAATATCTAAATCTCTATTTCTTATATTACTATACTTCTATTGGAATATCTAATGGTGTTATTTTTTTATATATTATAGTTATTTTATCTTGGAATTTTCCTGTTCTTTCTAATGACTTTTCTCCCTCATAAACATATACTATTGGTGAGGAACCTGATTCCCAATCAAATATTTCTTCTATTCCTGGTTCTACATATTTTTTCATTTTCTCTAAAATTTCTTCAAAATTTACTTTTTCTATATTTGTATTAGTCCAAAATGCTATTATTCCATACTTCTGATTTATTAAAAAAGAGCTTTTATTA is from Fusobacterium periodonticum 1_1_41FAA and encodes:
- a CDS encoding ABC transporter ATP-binding protein, with the protein product MNILEIKNLSLKISDKKILDNINFTLKEKEIISIIGQSGSGKTMLSKMIMGLKNKNMQVEGEILFKDKNIFDFSEEDLRKYRGEGIGYITQNPLNVFLPFQKIKTTFLETYLSHKNISKKEFIELAKKNLKQVNLDNADEILNKYPFELSGGMLQRVMIALIVGLDSKIIIADEVTSALDSYNRHEIIKIFKELNNIGKSIILITHDYYLMKAISDRCLVMENGEIIEEFNPKLKSELIKESSDFDAKLLETTIYKRKGS
- a CDS encoding DMT family transporter, whose product is MDKHIKGALLVCLAATMWGFDGIALTPRLFNLHVPFVVFILHLLPLILMSVIFGREEIKNIRKLDKNDLFFFFCVALFGGSLGTLSIVKALFLVNFKHLTVVTLLQKLQPIFAILLARILLKEKLKKDYLFWGFLALLGGYFLTFEFNVPEVVEGDNLLAASLYSLLAAFSFGSATVFGKRVLKAASFRTALYVRYLMTTCIMFVIVAFTSGFGDFSQATGGNWLIFVIIALTTGSGAILLYYFGLRYITAKVATMCELCFPISSVIFDYLINGNVLSPIQIASAILMIISIIKISRLN
- a CDS encoding ABC transporter permease, giving the protein MKKKIFDIISALFVISILAFIFIQLTPGDPAENYLRASHLPITDELLKQKREELGLNSPLIIQYLKWLKNVLLGNFGSSFLRKEPAIYLTFKALYATFQLTIFSTFLIILISLPIGILTAIKTGTWIDKLIISITTIFVSMPVFWLGFSLILLFSVKLNWLPVSGRGGFLNFILPSITLAVPFIGQYIEFVKKSILENIQNNLLENAILRGLKKRYIIFNYLLKGAWIPILSGFSFTFVSILTGSILVEEIFSWPGIGFLFTKAIQAGDVPLIQACIMVFGLLFIIATHFMNSILKYLDPRIKGEKNNG
- a CDS encoding CoA-disulfide reductase produces the protein MKKVLIVGGVAGGASTATRLRRLDENLEIIIFEKGEYVSFANCGLPYHIGEVIENRESLLVQTPESLKARFNLDVRVKSEVIEVNGEDKKVKVKTKNGEEYEENFDFLVLSPGAKPLFPSIKGIESNKIFTLRNINDMDKIKAEIKNSNIKKATVVGGGYVGVETAENLKHLGIDTTLIEAAPHILESFDSEISNILEFELINNGLKLMTSEKVVEFQEAENEIIIKLESGKTVTTDIVILSIGVSPDTKFLQNSGINLGEKGHILVNENLETNLKGVCALGDSILVKNYLTNQDVAIPLAGPANRQGRIVAGNIVGRNEKYKGSLGTAIIKIFELTAASTGLNERALKQLNIPYEKIYLHPNNHAAYYPGASPISIKALYNKENKQILGAQALGISGVDKFIDVIATSIKFKATIDDLSELELAYAPLFLSAKSPANMLGFIGQNIEDGLLEQVFMEDLKNYNEKENIILDVREELELIGGKFNNSINIPLSELRKRYNELPKDKEIWTYCAVGLRGYIASRFLSQKGYKVKNLAGGIKSREKVILKAKEEENVNKESNSNIGKEEDYLDLSGLSCPGPLVKIKEKIDKLQENEELKVKVSDPGFYNDIQAWSKVTKNTLLSLDKKDGLTYATLQKGKTSKVIEKNHKNMIIEDKSNMTMVVFSGDLDKAIAAFIIANGALTMGKKVTMFFTFWGLSILKKKNLSKKNFIEKMFAMMLPKNSKDLPVSKMNFFGIGAKMIRSVMRKKNIMSLEELIKKAIDSGVNITACTMSMDVMGINKEELIDGINYGGVGQYLGEAEKSNNNLFI
- a CDS encoding winged helix-turn-helix transcriptional regulator, which gives rise to MDRNKKYNCFFEFTLDIVGGKWKPIILYYININSVARYSELKRFIPSINERMLTRQLRELEEDNLIERKVYPVVPPKVEYRLTKYGETLIPILKSLVLWGQDYAKAIKFDNFKMEFPKN
- a CDS encoding ABC transporter ATP-binding protein, with amino-acid sequence MKAVELINIVKKYGQQEVLNSFSLDIEKGKCLAVMGESGSGKSTIAKIIIGLEKPNSGEVKIFDKDIEFLFQDSYNALNPRMTVEDLIYEPLQFSTDIDVKDKREFILELLKQVELAPELLTRRRDELSGGQLQRVCLARALSTKPQIMIFDESLSGLDPLVQDKILDLLYKIQKEYNLTYIFISHDFRLCYFLADRIILIDKGKIIEDFKDLDKEIIPKTEIGKILLENIIN
- a CDS encoding HEAT repeat domain-containing protein, translated to MAYDKRHRKHEDLAFLLEKKHSSKLINRVYDLAVMELDYKKEDEFFNIARKCTYALGYTNTPKAKEKLELLAKNENELIREYAIKQLNRHDFTDKDVEEQD
- a CDS encoding ABC transporter permease, with the translated sequence MAKNIKFYFAIFLLFFWIALAIFAPMIAPYDPQYVDLSLKLLPPNKTYILGTDALGRDIFSRIIYGARLSISISLSIQVILLLVSVPIGLFIGWKQGKEEKFFDWLTMIFSTFPSFLLAMVFVGMLGAGISNMIISVVAVEWIYYARILKNSVISQKQNEYVKYAILKGMPTKYILKKHIFPFVYGPILTASLMNIGSIILMISSFSFLGIGVQPNISEWGNMIHDSRTFFRNHPNLMIYPGMMILFAVGSFRFIASQIEEKFRGIK